From Polaribacter butkevichii, a single genomic window includes:
- the uxaC gene encoding glucuronate isomerase, whose translation MSMILNQTSIFNDNFLLNSEFAKTLYHNYAKNLPIIDYHNHLPPDYVANNHQFENCSQVWLAGDHYKWRAMRTLGIDEKYITGDAPDKEKFKKWGETLPYTVRNPLFHWSHLELQRYFGIDESLNEKNANNIYVETARQLKLNSHSVRGLLDMQNVELICTTEDPIDDLKHHKNLKSQDVSLKMSTAFRPDKAFAVENSQSFLEYLEQLEQVSHISISTFDDLLEALDSRIAYFHENGCRLSDHGLEFLPFYETGAFDIKALFSKIKNHKNLTQDEINYFKCETLKHLCKAYHKRGWVQQFHLGALRSVNSRMLNLRGRDSGWDSIGDFSQARSLGQFLNYLDTTNQLTKSILYNLNPADNELIATMIGNFNDGSIKGKIQFGSGWWFLDQKDGMEKQMNALSNMGLLSCFIGMLTDSRSFMSFPRHEYFRRILCNLIGKDVANGELPADEKWLGKIIQDISYYNAKEYFEF comes from the coding sequence ATGAGCATGATTTTAAATCAGACATCAATTTTTAATGACAACTTCTTACTTAATTCAGAGTTTGCAAAAACATTATATCATAATTACGCGAAAAATCTTCCAATTATAGATTATCACAATCATTTACCTCCAGATTACGTTGCTAATAATCATCAATTTGAAAATTGCTCACAAGTTTGGTTGGCAGGAGATCATTACAAATGGCGCGCTATGAGAACATTAGGTATAGATGAAAAATACATTACTGGTGATGCTCCCGATAAAGAAAAATTTAAAAAATGGGGAGAAACATTACCCTATACAGTGCGTAATCCCTTATTCCATTGGAGTCATTTAGAATTACAACGTTATTTTGGTATTGATGAATCACTTAATGAAAAAAACGCTAATAACATTTATGTTGAAACAGCACGTCAATTAAAGTTAAATTCTCATAGTGTAAGAGGTTTACTAGACATGCAAAATGTAGAATTAATTTGTACTACAGAAGACCCTATAGATGACTTAAAACACCATAAAAATTTAAAATCCCAAGATGTTTCTCTTAAAATGTCTACCGCTTTTAGACCAGATAAAGCTTTTGCTGTCGAGAATAGTCAATCTTTTTTAGAATATTTAGAACAATTAGAACAAGTGTCTCATATTTCTATTTCAACTTTTGATGATTTATTAGAGGCTTTAGACAGTAGAATTGCTTATTTCCATGAAAACGGTTGCCGCCTTTCTGATCATGGTCTGGAATTTTTGCCTTTTTATGAAACAGGCGCTTTTGATATTAAAGCACTATTTAGTAAGATTAAAAATCATAAAAACCTTACTCAAGATGAAATTAATTATTTTAAATGTGAGACACTAAAACACCTTTGCAAAGCATACCATAAAAGAGGCTGGGTACAACAATTTCACTTAGGAGCCTTACGAAGTGTAAATTCTAGAATGTTGAATCTGAGAGGTCGGGATTCTGGATGGGATTCTATTGGTGATTTTTCACAAGCACGTTCATTAGGACAGTTTTTAAATTATTTAGACACAACAAATCAACTGACTAAATCAATACTTTACAATTTAAATCCAGCTGATAATGAATTGATAGCAACCATGATAGGGAATTTTAATGATGGTAGTATAAAAGGGAAAATTCAGTTTGGTTCTGGATGGTGGTTTTTAGACCAAAAAGATGGCATGGAAAAACAAATGAACGCTTTATCAAATATGGGATTACTAAGTTGCTTTATTGGAATGTTGACTGATTCTAGAAGCTTTATGTCTTTTCCCAGACATGAATATTTTAGAAGAATACTATGCAATTTAATTGGTAAGGATGTTGCTAATGGTGAATTACCAGCAGATGAAAAATGGCTAGGTAAAATTATTCAGGATATATCTTATTACAACGCTAAAGAATATTTTGAATTTTAA
- a CDS encoding glycoside hydrolase family 2 TIM barrel-domain containing protein — protein MKKHQWHHLTLFLFSTILCFSIQAQRKIYLSGEDATTAVNWDFKIDKGRNSGFWTTIPVPSNWEMEGFGFYLYGMDKVEQRITSIGNYRHEFDFKKTSNKRYFITFQGSMTDTKVILNKKEVGFHQGGHTEFKFEITNYLKEGTNLLEVNVNNASLNESINAAERFADYWLFSGIFRPVYIEEVPKEFVERVAIDAQMTGDFTMNVFTKGIKNAKTVLAQIYDANNNKVGAPIETKISDNYTVVKGNFNNIKLWSHEFPNLYTVEIALKNKKEIVHTYKQKFGFRTFEVRDHDGFYLNNKRILLKGASMHSFRPETGRTLSKQDMEDNVQFMKDLNFNFVRSVCYPADTHFFDLCDSLGLLVLDELPGWWRPLDKEVGPKILKELVVRDVNHPSIILWGNGNHMAHTPEFDELFAKWDIQNRRPLKNEAKANDIFANYNPKWDIVNTTYYPDYESIKKNLFEENHVYLPNEVLHALYDGGGAANLKTYWDLFEKSKVGGGMTIWALYDEGLMRNDLGYTVDNQDNKAADGIAGPSAEKKGSSDAVREIWSPVVIANNKIDANFDGSLQVHNKFSFVNLNQCTINWKLIDFANPDAASNGHRTIKTGTVNKANIKAGEKGQLVVALPKSFIKNDALVIEVFDNQGRLVYDKRLPITEPKNSFRVSENKAFVQDKKDAFTFHRGKTTLRFDESSGILVSVLDNDKATSLANFPFLTFKADDVSIKNQTSSTSKATITKQENQFIIEATNTKGFDTLKWTLKPNGEIALDYAYTLTKGKYHYSGIGIEVAAKDVNRKRWLGEGPWRIYNNRTQGGILDVYAIDKKINIPGQVYNGPEFEGYFAPWHWAVFYLTNNLNVGFKNKTDVTLGVLNPVNGNDPKKATWHYPKQEGFFFFDEISAVGSKWKPAKVFGPDAQPILIEKQIKGAVSMFINWNKPSLKAERTKLEIE, from the coding sequence ATGAAAAAACATCAATGGCATCACTTAACCCTATTCCTTTTTAGTACCATACTTTGTTTTAGTATTCAAGCCCAGCGCAAAATATACCTTTCTGGAGAAGACGCTACTACAGCTGTAAATTGGGATTTTAAAATAGATAAAGGCCGTAACAGTGGTTTTTGGACCACCATTCCTGTTCCTTCTAATTGGGAAATGGAAGGTTTTGGGTTTTACTTGTATGGTATGGATAAGGTAGAACAACGAATAACTAGTATTGGTAATTATCGTCATGAATTCGATTTTAAGAAAACATCTAATAAAAGATATTTTATCACCTTTCAAGGATCAATGACCGATACAAAAGTAATCCTAAATAAAAAAGAAGTAGGTTTCCATCAAGGTGGGCATACGGAGTTTAAATTTGAAATAACAAATTATCTAAAAGAAGGGACAAACCTTCTTGAGGTTAACGTTAATAACGCATCTTTAAATGAATCAATAAATGCTGCCGAAAGATTTGCAGACTATTGGTTGTTTAGCGGAATTTTTCGTCCTGTTTATATCGAGGAGGTGCCTAAAGAATTTGTAGAACGCGTAGCGATCGATGCCCAAATGACAGGTGATTTTACTATGAACGTTTTTACTAAAGGTATTAAAAACGCTAAAACAGTGTTAGCACAAATTTACGATGCCAATAACAATAAAGTAGGTGCACCTATAGAAACCAAAATATCAGACAACTACACTGTTGTTAAAGGTAATTTTAATAATATAAAACTTTGGTCTCACGAATTTCCTAATCTTTATACTGTAGAAATAGCATTAAAAAATAAGAAAGAAATAGTACATACATACAAACAAAAATTTGGTTTTAGAACTTTTGAAGTTCGGGATCATGATGGTTTTTATCTAAACAATAAACGAATTTTACTTAAAGGCGCAAGTATGCATAGTTTTCGTCCAGAAACAGGACGTACACTTTCTAAACAAGATATGGAAGACAATGTTCAGTTTATGAAAGACTTAAATTTCAATTTTGTACGTTCCGTTTGTTATCCTGCAGATACCCATTTCTTTGATTTATGTGATTCTCTTGGGTTACTGGTACTAGATGAATTACCTGGTTGGTGGCGACCATTAGATAAAGAAGTTGGACCCAAAATATTAAAAGAATTAGTGGTGCGAGATGTAAATCATCCAAGTATCATTTTATGGGGTAACGGTAATCATATGGCACATACACCAGAATTTGATGAGTTATTTGCCAAATGGGATATTCAAAACAGAAGACCTTTAAAAAATGAAGCGAAAGCAAATGATATTTTTGCAAATTATAACCCTAAGTGGGATATTGTAAATACCACTTATTATCCAGATTACGAATCGATAAAGAAAAATCTCTTTGAAGAAAATCACGTATATCTTCCCAACGAGGTATTGCATGCCTTGTATGATGGCGGTGGGGCTGCAAACCTAAAAACCTATTGGGATTTGTTTGAAAAATCTAAAGTAGGTGGTGGTATGACTATTTGGGCACTTTATGATGAAGGGTTGATGAGAAATGATTTGGGATATACAGTCGATAATCAAGACAATAAAGCTGCCGATGGTATTGCTGGTCCTAGTGCCGAGAAAAAAGGGAGCTCTGATGCTGTGCGTGAAATTTGGTCGCCAGTTGTAATAGCAAACAATAAAATCGATGCCAATTTTGATGGCTCTTTACAAGTACATAATAAATTTTCATTTGTTAATCTTAACCAATGCACCATTAATTGGAAATTGATTGACTTTGCAAACCCAGATGCTGCAAGTAACGGACATAGAACTATAAAAACAGGAACAGTAAATAAAGCGAATATAAAGGCAGGAGAAAAAGGACAATTAGTAGTCGCATTGCCAAAGTCATTTATTAAAAATGATGCACTTGTTATCGAAGTATTTGATAACCAAGGTCGCTTAGTGTATGATAAACGCTTACCTATTACAGAACCTAAAAATAGTTTTAGAGTATCAGAAAATAAAGCATTTGTGCAAGATAAAAAAGATGCTTTTACATTTCATAGAGGAAAAACAACACTTCGTTTTGATGAGTCTAGTGGAATATTAGTATCCGTTTTAGATAATGATAAAGCAACGAGTTTAGCCAATTTCCCTTTTCTTACCTTTAAAGCAGACGATGTATCTATAAAGAACCAGACATCATCAACATCAAAAGCAACTATTACAAAACAAGAAAATCAATTTATAATTGAAGCAACAAATACTAAAGGTTTTGATACTCTTAAATGGACATTAAAGCCTAATGGAGAAATAGCTCTAGATTATGCCTATACTTTAACAAAAGGCAAATATCATTATTCAGGTATAGGAATTGAAGTTGCAGCAAAAGATGTTAATAGAAAACGTTGGTTAGGCGAAGGGCCTTGGAGAATTTATAACAATCGCACACAAGGCGGTATTTTAGATGTTTATGCTATTGATAAAAAAATAAATATTCCGGGACAAGTTTATAATGGTCCCGAATTTGAAGGTTATTTTGCACCTTGGCATTGGGCTGTATTCTATTTAACTAACAATCTAAATGTTGGTTTTAAAAACAAAACAGATGTAACTTTAGGTGTATTAAACCCTGTAAATGGTAATGATCCTAAAAAAGCAACTTGGCATTATCCAAAACAAGAAGGGTTTTTCTTTTTTGATGAAATTTCAGCAGTAGGTTCTAAATGGAAACCAGCTAAGGTATTTGGTCCAGACGCACAGCCAATTCTAATAGAAAAACAAATAAAAGGTGCTGTATCAATGTTTATTAATTGGAATAAACCCTCTTTAAAAGCAGAACGTACTAAATTAGAAATAGAATAA
- a CDS encoding sulfatase family protein: protein MIIKKLLLVFSIFSITNLVAQEKPNILWVTIEDTSPQFIGCYGNQEARTPVIDKLAKEGVRFTNAFSTGSVCSASRSAIITGVHTFKMGTGNHRSNYTIPNYIKGFPYYLQQQGYYVSNNVKTDYNVANMRAFTKEAWNESSNTAGWWNRKPGQPFFSVFNFTESHQSRTMSQPYNWYLENVLEQIPEKERIAEDAFKMPPFYKDTPEMRKHFARVYNSIKLADIRIGELLDRLEKDNLKENTIIFFYADHGEGIPRGKTNGINLGYRAPFVIWFPEKYKHLSPWGTAGAVSSELIDFKDLAPTILELVGAKIPEYMVGRKLLGKNRSKPVDYLELSADRADNGPDLVRSITDGRFMYSRNFMPYIPQMRSIRYVEVGDITKEMRSDLEKGNLNKLQKSLFEERPIEYLYDIKNDIWETNNLASNLEYKDILKKMRKLLDKQIIETRDVLFLPEYEIGLISQTSTAYEFRLDNNKYPIKQIYRAASLSGKRTEKVTKKQICLLEDSNKFVRYWAILGLRSQSSELIKPYKKDIILAMKDTYLPVAVMASAIAYREFGDYEAQEKLKVFCSSKNMEIALMAINQLLYFNNKHPFNDTVLGVYDMDGRDYKVRAACHVFMRMQNIGAKNFSYKR, encoded by the coding sequence ATGATAATTAAAAAACTATTATTAGTATTCTCGATATTTAGCATAACAAATTTGGTAGCGCAAGAAAAACCGAATATTCTTTGGGTAACTATAGAGGATACATCACCACAGTTTATTGGTTGTTATGGCAATCAAGAAGCTAGAACACCTGTAATAGACAAACTAGCTAAGGAAGGGGTAAGGTTTACAAATGCTTTTTCTACAGGTAGTGTGTGTTCTGCAAGTAGAAGTGCAATAATAACAGGCGTGCATACATTTAAAATGGGTACTGGTAACCATCGTAGTAATTATACCATACCAAATTACATTAAAGGATTTCCATATTATTTACAACAGCAAGGTTATTATGTAAGTAATAATGTAAAAACCGATTACAATGTGGCCAATATGAGAGCTTTTACAAAAGAGGCTTGGAATGAAAGTTCTAATACCGCAGGATGGTGGAATAGAAAGCCAGGGCAACCATTTTTTTCTGTTTTTAATTTTACGGAATCCCATCAATCACGTACAATGAGCCAGCCTTATAATTGGTATCTAGAAAATGTATTAGAGCAAATTCCAGAAAAGGAAAGAATTGCCGAAGATGCATTTAAAATGCCTCCTTTTTATAAAGACACCCCAGAAATGCGTAAACATTTTGCGCGTGTTTATAATTCGATAAAACTTGCTGATATTAGAATAGGGGAATTATTAGATAGATTAGAAAAAGACAATTTAAAAGAGAATACTATTATTTTCTTTTATGCCGATCATGGAGAGGGCATTCCTAGAGGAAAAACCAATGGAATAAATTTGGGTTACCGTGCCCCTTTTGTAATTTGGTTTCCTGAAAAGTATAAGCATCTTTCTCCATGGGGAACTGCAGGTGCTGTAAGTAGCGAACTTATAGATTTTAAAGATTTAGCACCTACTATCTTAGAATTGGTAGGAGCTAAAATACCAGAGTACATGGTAGGAAGAAAGTTATTGGGCAAAAATAGATCTAAACCAGTAGATTATTTGGAGTTATCTGCAGATCGTGCAGATAATGGTCCAGATTTGGTTCGTAGTATTACGGATGGTAGATTTATGTATTCAAGAAATTTTATGCCGTATATTCCGCAAATGCGTTCTATTCGATATGTTGAAGTTGGCGATATTACTAAGGAGATGAGAAGTGATTTAGAAAAAGGGAACCTTAATAAATTACAGAAGAGTCTTTTTGAAGAACGTCCTATTGAATATCTTTACGATATTAAAAATGATATATGGGAAACCAATAATCTTGCAAGTAATTTGGAATACAAAGATATTCTAAAAAAGATGCGAAAACTCTTAGACAAGCAAATAATAGAAACGAGAGATGTACTCTTTTTACCTGAATATGAAATTGGGTTAATTTCACAAACTAGTACAGCTTATGAGTTTAGACTAGACAACAATAAATATCCGATAAAGCAGATTTATAGAGCTGCATCTCTTTCTGGTAAACGGACTGAGAAAGTAACAAAAAAACAAATTTGTTTATTAGAAGATTCAAATAAGTTTGTGAGGTATTGGGCTATTTTAGGATTACGTTCTCAAAGTTCAGAATTAATAAAGCCTTATAAAAAAGATATTATTTTAGCAATGAAAGATACATATCTTCCTGTTGCTGTTATGGCAAGTGCTATAGCATATCGAGAGTTTGGAGATTATGAAGCTCAAGAAAAATTAAAAGTATTTTGTAGTAGTAAAAATATGGAAATTGCCTTAATGGCTATCAATCAATTATTATATTTTAATAACAAACACCCCTTTAATGATACTGTTTTAGGTGTTTACGATATGGATGGGCGTGATTATAAAGTAAGAGCAGCTTGTCATGTTTTTATGAGAATGCAAAATATCGGAGCTAAAAACTTTAGTTACAAAAGGTAA
- a CDS encoding SusC/RagA family TonB-linked outer membrane protein, which produces MNDQQLTKKPNLKFLFLFCFFASLLSFGQKSIRGTITGVDGSPLPDATVLEKGTTNGVQSDIEGKFSLDIANGNATLVISYLGYLSKELAVNNQTNITIVLEEDASELDEVVIIGYGSQNKSKITGSVGFVDSAELDDAIFTDVSQVLQGRTSGVNIINGTGEPGSPARIRIRGNNSINGDNNPLWVVDGVPVSGIPSFSPRDIASFEVLKDAAATSIYGARGANGVVIVNTKRGKKGETQINASSTIGFSEPLARFNVLNGQTYAAYRNEAAANGGGAIPFANPSDFAGQGVDWQDLVSQTGIRKEFDVSMSGGAEKMNFFTAVNYINEKGIFKNNDYERANLRANIDFKALNGLLDVKLSNALTHTVRKGGSFSEGGELSKNQGGIFSAAASEPLVPIDFTGNASNGLLFQNPYLYFTESQRRRAETRILSSIQSTIDIAEGLTFTNNSSVDFFNSSNGLFTPAQLGGEAFLVNGRIRTSSAEQFNFVISNYLKYSKIFSEKHDFNILVGQEYNGFNTRSVSTISENLSTNLFGLDNVGVAGSQLASSNRVEANLQSFFGRLDYSFSDRYLLNATYRADGSSRFSENNKWGFFPSFGGAWLVSNEEFLDDSKISNLKFRVSWGQVGSQAIEPYQSLNQFQSNNVFSTIGNTSSIGIQPANTAGNSELKWETTTTFDIGFDLGLFNNALEFNVSYYNKKTQDLLQLVGLPAQDGFRNILVNLGEVENKGLEIGIFADILRNKEFNWSSSLNLSMNRSKVLDIGTAPRLFPADGQAFTNVFVNTNVYEVGQPIGAFYGWKADGLIQESDFDTSGNPTFSPFNGGETLGGNKYVDVTKDGVLNIDDRVVIGDPNPDAIIGWNNDLSYKDFSLNLFFQASIGNDIANASRYILSTNSANTLQEYYDNRWTPSNPTNNPRYPRPGINNPDTFNSSIIEDGSYLRLKNVTLKYNISLPERWKTLSALEVSLTGTNLLTITNYSGLDPEVDSFDSFRGQGGLFGLDFGTYPTTRLISFGINAQF; this is translated from the coding sequence ATGAATGACCAACAATTAACTAAAAAGCCGAATTTAAAATTTTTGTTTCTCTTCTGTTTTTTTGCAAGCTTACTCAGCTTTGGACAAAAATCAATAAGGGGTACTATAACGGGGGTAGATGGCTCTCCGTTACCAGATGCTACAGTTCTAGAAAAAGGAACAACTAATGGAGTACAATCTGATATAGAGGGAAAATTTTCTTTAGATATAGCTAATGGTAATGCCACATTAGTAATATCCTATCTAGGTTATTTATCTAAAGAATTAGCTGTTAATAACCAAACAAATATTACAATTGTATTAGAGGAAGATGCTTCTGAATTAGACGAAGTTGTTATTATTGGCTATGGATCACAAAACAAATCAAAAATAACAGGGTCTGTTGGCTTTGTGGATAGTGCAGAATTAGATGATGCCATATTTACAGATGTCAGTCAAGTTCTTCAAGGAAGAACATCAGGAGTAAACATTATTAACGGTACAGGAGAGCCAGGTTCTCCTGCACGTATTCGTATTAGGGGTAATAATTCTATTAATGGTGATAATAATCCACTTTGGGTGGTAGATGGTGTGCCTGTTAGTGGCATTCCTAGTTTTAGCCCTCGAGACATTGCTTCTTTTGAAGTGTTAAAAGATGCAGCTGCAACATCTATTTATGGAGCAAGAGGGGCTAACGGTGTTGTTATCGTAAATACAAAAAGAGGTAAGAAAGGTGAAACTCAAATTAATGCATCTTCTACCATAGGTTTCTCAGAACCATTAGCAAGGTTTAATGTATTAAATGGGCAAACTTATGCAGCGTATAGAAATGAGGCTGCAGCAAATGGAGGTGGTGCTATCCCTTTTGCAAATCCATCTGATTTTGCTGGACAAGGGGTAGATTGGCAAGACCTTGTATCACAAACCGGAATAAGAAAAGAATTTGATGTATCTATGAGTGGTGGTGCAGAAAAAATGAATTTCTTTACTGCGGTAAACTATATAAATGAAAAGGGTATTTTCAAAAACAATGATTATGAAAGAGCTAATCTTCGTGCAAATATAGATTTTAAAGCCTTAAATGGTCTTTTAGATGTTAAATTAAGTAATGCCTTAACGCATACGGTAAGAAAAGGGGGTAGCTTTTCTGAAGGTGGTGAACTAAGTAAAAATCAAGGAGGTATTTTTAGTGCAGCTGCTTCAGAGCCATTGGTACCTATCGATTTTACAGGAAATGCATCAAATGGTCTCTTATTTCAAAACCCTTATCTTTATTTTACAGAAAGTCAAAGAAGAAGAGCCGAAACTAGAATTTTATCTAGTATTCAATCAACTATAGATATAGCAGAAGGATTAACCTTTACAAATAATAGTAGTGTAGATTTTTTTAATTCAAGTAATGGATTATTTACACCTGCACAACTGGGTGGAGAAGCATTTTTGGTTAATGGTAGAATTAGAACTTCTAGTGCAGAGCAATTTAATTTTGTTATTAGTAACTATTTAAAATATAGCAAGATATTTTCTGAGAAACATGATTTTAATATTCTTGTAGGGCAGGAGTATAATGGGTTTAATACTAGAAGTGTAAGTACTATCTCAGAAAATTTATCTACCAATCTTTTTGGTTTAGATAATGTTGGCGTTGCCGGAAGTCAACTTGCAAGTAGTAACAGAGTTGAGGCTAATTTACAATCCTTTTTTGGAAGGTTAGACTATAGTTTTAGTGACCGATATTTATTAAACGCAACTTATAGAGCAGATGGGTCTTCTCGTTTTTCTGAGAATAATAAATGGGGATTTTTCCCTTCTTTTGGAGGAGCATGGTTGGTGTCTAACGAAGAGTTTTTAGATGATTCTAAGATATCTAATCTTAAATTTCGTGTCTCTTGGGGGCAGGTAGGTAGTCAAGCTATTGAGCCATACCAATCCTTAAACCAGTTTCAATCAAACAATGTTTTCTCTACAATAGGTAATACTTCTAGCATTGGTATTCAGCCTGCCAACACAGCTGGTAATTCAGAATTGAAATGGGAAACCACTACCACTTTTGATATTGGTTTTGATCTTGGTTTGTTTAATAATGCTTTAGAATTTAATGTATCCTACTATAATAAGAAAACTCAAGATTTATTACAACTTGTAGGCCTGCCTGCTCAAGATGGGTTTAGAAATATTTTAGTAAACCTTGGTGAGGTTGAAAACAAAGGATTGGAAATTGGTATTTTTGCTGATATTCTTAGAAATAAAGAATTTAATTGGTCTAGTAGTCTTAATTTAAGTATGAATAGATCAAAAGTTTTGGATATTGGTACAGCACCTAGATTATTCCCAGCAGATGGGCAAGCATTTACAAATGTGTTTGTAAATACTAATGTATACGAGGTGGGGCAGCCAATAGGTGCTTTTTATGGTTGGAAAGCCGATGGTTTAATTCAAGAATCAGATTTTGATACCAGTGGAAACCCAACATTTTCTCCATTTAATGGAGGAGAAACTCTAGGAGGAAATAAATATGTTGACGTTACTAAAGATGGTGTTCTTAATATTGATGATAGAGTGGTTATTGGTGATCCAAATCCTGATGCTATTATTGGATGGAATAATGATTTATCGTATAAAGATTTTTCACTAAATCTATTTTTTCAAGCTTCTATTGGTAATGATATAGCAAATGCGTCGAGGTATATATTATCTACCAACTCTGCAAACACTTTACAAGAATACTATGATAACCGTTGGACGCCTTCTAACCCAACAAACAATCCTCGTTATCCTAGACCTGGTATTAACAACCCAGATACTTTTAATAGTTCTATTATAGAAGATGGTAGTTACTTAAGATTAAAGAATGTAACCCTGAAATATAATATATCTCTGCCAGAAAGATGGAAAACTCTTTCTGCTCTAGAAGTATCTCTTACTGGTACTAATTTATTAACAATAACTAATTATTCTGGTTTAGATCCAGAAGTGGATTCTTTTGATTCGTTTAGAGGTCAAGGTGGTTTATTTGGTCTTGATTTTGGTACCTATCCAACTACTCGTTTGATAAGTTTTGGAATAAATGCACAATTTTAA
- a CDS encoding RagB/SusD family nutrient uptake outer membrane protein produces MKEEVFSFNTQSNAIVDIKGVDLAMNGVYDAWISALGNRLFRWSICSGPSQYTVCRFDPTNRDARYVSYLWDPSDRFFTTRIWTLAYQTIQRANIVIDAIPNADISEAQAENRLAEARFLRANEYFFMVRLFGGVPLHLVPTSEVNSDLLNGNSLPRNSAQEVYDAIIADLEYAQDKLPATRPTNENGRPTSGAVKSLLGEVYLQMAGLKQSNPSLGITGGSYQMAIDKLLEVVNSNVYDLQPTYKDVFDTNNEFNNEIIWAQPNIIGNTFAGNLIPWALRPPNTPGAGSAGVGAFNEWALSLEFYESFEPTDPRRDVTMAYSYEAFNGETITFNQPPFPVFENGITTYDETTGLGFNKWFEGGGNGTNSNENDEVFIRYADVLLMLAEAYVGAGNSTQALPHINKVRNRVGLASLGSVTLENIKQERAWELAGEYQEYFDLQRWGDVEKAMQEGPDVVADYAERYETMPLPSDALQGNGNLVQNAGW; encoded by the coding sequence TTGAAAGAAGAAGTGTTCTCATTTAATACCCAATCTAATGCAATTGTAGATATAAAAGGTGTTGATCTGGCAATGAATGGTGTTTACGATGCTTGGATTTCTGCATTAGGTAACAGATTATTTAGATGGTCTATTTGCTCTGGACCAAGCCAGTATACGGTTTGTAGATTTGATCCTACTAATAGAGATGCACGTTATGTATCCTACCTTTGGGATCCTTCAGATCGATTTTTTACAACCCGAATTTGGACATTAGCTTATCAAACCATACAACGAGCAAATATTGTTATTGATGCAATTCCAAATGCAGATATATCTGAAGCACAGGCCGAAAACAGACTAGCAGAAGCTAGATTTTTAAGAGCAAACGAGTATTTTTTTATGGTTAGGTTGTTTGGTGGGGTGCCTTTACATTTAGTACCTACTAGTGAAGTAAATAGCGATTTACTTAATGGTAATTCATTGCCTAGAAATAGTGCACAAGAAGTATATGATGCTATTATTGCCGATTTAGAATATGCGCAAGATAAGTTACCAGCTACAAGACCAACAAATGAAAATGGACGTCCAACCTCTGGAGCCGTAAAAAGTTTATTAGGTGAGGTATATCTTCAAATGGCAGGTTTAAAACAGTCTAATCCTAGTTTAGGAATAACTGGAGGTAGCTACCAAATGGCTATAGATAAATTATTAGAAGTGGTAAACTCTAATGTTTATGATTTACAACCAACTTACAAAGATGTATTTGATACTAATAATGAATTTAATAATGAAATTATATGGGCTCAACCAAATATAATTGGTAATACATTTGCAGGAAATCTAATACCATGGGCTCTACGACCACCTAATACACCAGGTGCTGGTTCTGCTGGGGTAGGTGCTTTTAATGAATGGGCACTTTCATTAGAGTTTTACGAATCATTTGAACCTACTGACCCAAGGAGAGATGTTACCATGGCTTATAGTTATGAAGCATTTAATGGAGAAACGATTACATTTAATCAACCTCCATTTCCTGTTTTTGAAAACGGAATTACTACTTATGATGAAACTACAGGATTAGGTTTTAATAAGTGGTTTGAAGGTGGCGGTAACGGAACAAATTCAAATGAAAATGATGAAGTTTTTATTCGTTATGCAGATGTGTTGCTTATGCTAGCAGAGGCTTACGTGGGGGCAGGGAACTCTACTCAAGCTTTGCCACATATTAATAAAGTTAGAAACAGAGTTGGTCTAGCCTCATTGGGCAGTGTAACCTTAGAAAACATTAAGCAAGAACGAGCATGGGAACTAGCAGGAGAATATCAAGAATATTTTGATTTACAGCGCTGGGGTGATGTTGAAAAGGCTATGCAAGAAGGACCAGATGTTGTTGCAGATTATGCAGAAAGGTATGAAACCATGCCATTGCCGTCTGATGCCCTACAAGGTAATGGAAATCTTGTACAAAATGCTGGATGGTAA